In one window of Bemisia tabaci chromosome 4, PGI_BMITA_v3 DNA:
- the KFase gene encoding kynurenine formamidase: MSSSNGTDDERNSELERLYSPSQWSHRYSAEEVIAKHIQIITQESEKVLKLFPKHELEVSYGHGDRQKCDIFYPTTGLAGAPILAFIHGGMWQMMDRTQYRSVAAGFADAGFQVVVAGYDLAPTVTLAQMESQIQQLGSFLLSKAAESGSRGVWVCGHSAGAHLASLLLHYKPVVDNLLFQGVILICGLYNLDPLLDTSYNDALRLDREKAQDISPVNRGFCDKRVKILIITAEFDSPAFKQQSMAYFELMVKKSENITLLEIKNVDHFDIIEQMSNPKFELVSRIIEMVSNKVS, translated from the exons ATGTCCTCATCGAACGGAACCGATGACGAAAGGAATAGTGAGCTGGAGCGGTTATATTCGCCGAGCCAGTGGAGCCATCGTTACTCTGCAGAGGAGGTCATCGCAAAACATATTCAGATAATAACTCAAG AGAGCGAAAAAGTACTCAAACTGTTCCCAAAGCATGAACTGGAAGTTTCCTATGGCCATGGCGACCGACAAAAGTGTGATATATTTTACCCAACAACAGGTCTGGCAG GTGCCCCCATTTTAGCTTTCATTCATGGAGGAATGTGGCAAATGATGGATAGGACCCAGTATCGTTCAGTTGCAGCAGGGTTTGCTGACGCAGGGTTCCAGGTCGTTGTTGCCGGGTATGATCTTGCGCCAACTGTGACGCTGGCGCAGATGGAATCGCAAATCCAACAACTGGGCTCTTTTCTCCTCTCAAAAGCTGCTGAAAGTGGATCTAG GGGCGTGTGGGTTTGCGGACACTCGGCTGGTGCACATTTGGCATCCCTTTTGTTACATTACAAACCGGTTGTAGATAATTTACTGTTTCAAGGAGTGATTCTGATCTGTGGTCTTTATAATTTAGACCCCCTATTAGACACGTCATACAATGATGCCTTACGCTTAGACAG AGAGAAAGCACAAGACATCAGCCCTGTGAACCGAGGATTTTGTGATAAGCGAGTGAAAATCTTAATCATAACAGCTGAGTTTGATTCACCTGCCTTTAAACAGCAATCAATGGCATATTTTGAG ctcatggtcaaaaaatctgaaaatataaCTTTACTGGAGATCAAGAATGTAGATCACTTTGACATAATTGAACAGATGAGCAATCCAAAATTCGAACTAGTCTCGAGAATAATAGAAATGGTGAGCAATAAAGTTAGTTGA